In a genomic window of Spiroplasma melliferum:
- a CDS encoding Spiroplasmavirus-related protein, translated as MSNFYKKNQNIANYFISKKLIVFETDKASFINLPNHNKHIGFWLSNKFIYRSEKHSDQVAIGLIYDNSYPIVKYDENLKRHIWKYLTGTELINLYNQYKQNYFTQMKKALFSGEPQKVKTNNNNNLTNWSVEKEQELINDLESLN; from the coding sequence TTGAGTAATTTTTATAAGAAAAATCAGAATATAGCAAATTATTTTATTAGTAAGAAATTGATAGTTTTTGAAACAGATAAAGCAAGTTTTATAAATTTGCCTAATCATAATAAACATATTGGTTTTTGATTAAGTAATAAGTTTATTTATCGGAGTGAAAAACATTCTGATCAAGTAGCTATTGGTTTGATTTATGATAATTCTTATCCTATTGTAAAATATGATGAAAATTTAAAACGCCATATTTGAAAATATTTAACTGGAACAGAATTAATAAATTTATACAATCAATATAAACAAAATTATTTTACACAAATGAAAAAAGCATTATTCTCTGGTGAACCTCAAAAAGTAAAAACAAATAACAATAATAATTTAACAAATTGAAGTGTTGAAAAAGAGCAAGAATTAATTAATGATTTAGAAAGTTTAAATTAA
- a CDS encoding Spiroplasmavirus-related protein has translation MLGMYLTTAINFLAADTPTISDGMGSIWTGLGNAMMKVKEAIYAVLPQLMTFLGDAWIILIPFGIFVIVKILNFFRVMVKGF, from the coding sequence ATGTTAGGTATGTATTTAACAACAGCAATTAATTTTTTAGCAGCAGATACGCCTACTATTTCAGATGGAATGGGTTCTATTTGAACTGGATTGGGTAATGCAATGATGAAAGTTAAAGAAGCAATTTATGCTGTATTACCACAATTAATGACTTTTTTAGGTGATGCGTGAATTATTTTAATTCCATTTGGTATTTTTGTTATTGTTAAGATATTAAACTTTTTCCGTGTTATGGTTAAAGGATTTTAA
- a CDS encoding leucyl-tRNA synthetase: MEFSHKAIEQKWQQYWEEHQTFKTTNNSEQKAYILDMFPYPSGAGLHVGHPKGYVATDVISRMRKLQGYDVLHPIGWDAFGLPAEQYALQTGNDPAEFTLQNIANFRNQLKALGFSYDYEKEVNTSSPEFFKTTQLIFELLYQNGLAEMRDVDVNWCPELGTVLANEEVLNINGKMVSERGHFPVLKKPMRQWVLKITAYAEKLLAGLDEVDWPESVKELQRNWIGKSVGVEIKFAVQNNTESINVFTTRADTIFGVEYLVLAPEHPLVLKLTTPEYAATVTKFLAATKAKSDLDRQDISKEKNGMFIGSYAINPINQKVIPIWIADYVLPFYATGAVMAVPGHDERDYLFALKYQLPISYVIEGEHHNKLHNKDGKHINSDFLNGLMTDEATKKAIDVLTAAGNAKVKTTYKLRDWLFSRQRYWGEPFPIIHWEDGSISLVDETELPLELPKMTNIKPSQTGESPLANATEWLTVVDRTGKKGRRETNTMPQWAGSCWYYLAYILMEDKQMLDLRSTKAQALLKKWLPVDLYVGGQEHAVLHLLYSRFWHKFLYDQKLVPTSEPFYKLVNQGMILGTDGSKMSKSKGNVINPDDIIKSHGADTLRLYEMFMGPIEASLPWNPNGLDSARKWLDRVYRLIKNNNFSQDNNHELDFVYHSMVKKGTEMLEKLSFNTVISQLMVFINACYKTKGPIYQPYFEGFTKMLSLFAPHLAEEIWAKLNQQSSVALSTWPTYDEKYLQKNEVIIAVQVNGKLRAKLEVPLDTSEEELSVLAKANSNVQAFLGKHEIIKEIIIKNKIVNFVIK; this comes from the coding sequence ATGGAATTTTCGCATAAAGCAATTGAACAAAAATGACAACAATATTGAGAAGAACATCAAACTTTTAAAACAACAAATAATTCAGAGCAAAAAGCTTATATTTTAGATATGTTTCCATATCCATCAGGAGCGGGTTTACATGTTGGACATCCAAAAGGATATGTCGCAACTGATGTAATTAGTCGTATGCGAAAATTGCAAGGTTATGACGTTTTGCATCCGATTGGTTGGGATGCATTTGGTTTACCAGCTGAACAATATGCTTTACAAACAGGGAATGATCCAGCGGAATTTACTTTGCAAAACATTGCTAATTTTCGTAACCAATTAAAAGCACTTGGGTTTAGTTATGACTATGAAAAAGAAGTTAATACTTCTTCACCAGAGTTTTTTAAAACAACACAATTAATTTTTGAATTGTTATATCAAAATGGATTAGCTGAGATGCGTGATGTTGATGTTAATTGATGTCCTGAATTAGGGACAGTCTTAGCTAATGAAGAAGTTTTGAATATTAATGGGAAAATGGTTTCTGAACGTGGACATTTTCCAGTTTTAAAAAAACCAATGCGACAATGAGTGTTAAAAATTACTGCATATGCAGAAAAATTATTAGCAGGGTTAGATGAGGTTGATTGACCAGAATCCGTTAAAGAGTTACAACGAAATTGAATTGGAAAATCAGTTGGTGTTGAAATTAAGTTTGCGGTACAAAATAATACAGAAAGCATTAATGTTTTTACAACTCGTGCTGATACAATTTTTGGTGTTGAGTATCTTGTTTTAGCGCCTGAACATCCGTTAGTGTTAAAATTAACAACACCTGAATATGCAGCAACTGTTACAAAATTTTTGGCAGCAACAAAAGCAAAAAGTGATTTAGATCGTCAAGATATTAGTAAAGAAAAAAATGGAATGTTTATTGGTAGTTATGCTATTAATCCAATCAATCAAAAAGTTATTCCAATTTGAATTGCCGATTATGTATTACCATTTTATGCTACTGGAGCTGTAATGGCTGTGCCTGGTCATGATGAGCGGGATTATTTATTTGCTTTAAAATATCAATTACCAATTAGTTATGTTATTGAAGGAGAACATCATAATAAATTACATAATAAAGATGGAAAACATATTAATTCTGATTTTTTGAATGGTTTAATGACAGACGAAGCAACAAAAAAAGCAATTGATGTTTTAACAGCGGCTGGGAATGCAAAAGTTAAAACTACTTATAAGCTTCGTGATTGGTTATTTTCTCGTCAACGATATTGAGGAGAGCCTTTCCCAATTATACATTGAGAAGATGGTTCAATTAGTTTAGTTGATGAAACAGAATTGCCATTGGAATTACCAAAAATGACAAATATTAAACCATCACAAACGGGAGAATCACCATTAGCTAATGCAACAGAATGGTTAACTGTTGTTGATAGGACAGGGAAAAAAGGACGCCGAGAAACTAATACGATGCCACAATGAGCAGGTAGTTGTTGATATTATTTAGCCTATATTTTAATGGAAGATAAGCAAATGTTAGATTTACGTAGTACAAAAGCACAAGCTTTGTTAAAAAAATGATTACCAGTTGATTTATATGTTGGTGGGCAAGAACATGCTGTTTTGCATTTATTATATTCACGTTTTTGACATAAATTTTTATATGACCAAAAATTAGTTCCAACTTCTGAACCATTTTATAAATTAGTTAATCAAGGTATGATTTTAGGCACTGATGGTTCAAAAATGAGTAAATCAAAAGGAAATGTGATTAATCCTGATGACATTATTAAATCACATGGAGCTGATACATTACGTTTATATGAAATGTTTATGGGACCAATTGAAGCATCATTGCCATGGAATCCAAATGGGTTAGATTCAGCACGAAAATGATTAGATCGCGTTTATCGTCTTATTAAAAATAATAATTTTTCGCAAGATAATAATCATGAGTTAGATTTTGTTTATCATAGTATGGTTAAAAAAGGAACAGAAATGTTAGAAAAATTAAGTTTTAATACAGTAATTTCACAATTAATGGTTTTTATTAATGCTTGTTATAAAACAAAAGGACCGATTTACCAACCGTATTTTGAAGGGTTTACTAAAATGTTAAGTTTATTTGCCCCCCATTTAGCAGAAGAAATTTGAGCAAAATTAAACCAACAATCATCGGTTGCATTATCAACATGACCGACATATGATGAAAAATATTTACAAAAAAATGAGGTTATAATTGCAGTTCAAGTTAATGGTAAATTACGTGCTAAATTAGAAGTACCACTTGATACATCAGAAGAAGAATTATCAGTTTTAGCTAAAGCTAATAGTAATGTTCAAGCCTTTTTAGGTAAGCATGAGATTATTAAAGAAATTATTATTAAAAATAAAATTGTTAATTTTGTTATAAAATAG
- a CDS encoding oxygen-insensitive NAD(P)H nitroreductase, translated as MSVQEAAKFRKAIKIYDKSKAVSESDLKTILATGALAPSSNGLEPVKVIIIKDQKLKEQAALSCFMPGNQQKVKDAPILALLLGANGGYLTSEEFLTNRLGRIFSGETLKTNVRGMSNYLKSYPSPDMFSDEQTHLVASFMALQAADLKIGSSIMGGITPLQAASFFTEHNIVDPTKWHLSLGMLFGYYDDNIKGTSFPRLRIAEDEFVSIF; from the coding sequence ATGAGCGTTCAAGAAGCAGCAAAATTTCGAAAAGCAATTAAAATCTATGATAAATCAAAGGCAGTTAGTGAAAGTGATTTAAAAACAATTTTAGCAACTGGAGCTTTAGCACCAAGTTCTAATGGCTTAGAACCAGTAAAAGTTATTATTATCAAAGACCAAAAATTAAAAGAGCAAGCAGCATTAAGCTGTTTTATGCCTGGTAATCAACAAAAAGTAAAAGATGCTCCAATTTTAGCGTTACTACTAGGAGCAAATGGTGGTTATTTGACATCTGAAGAATTTTTAACAAATCGCTTAGGGCGAATTTTTAGTGGTGAAACATTAAAAACAAATGTACGAGGAATGAGTAATTACTTAAAAAGTTATCCAAGTCCAGATATGTTTTCTGATGAACAAACACATCTTGTTGCTAGTTTTATGGCATTACAAGCTGCTGATTTAAAAATTGGATCAAGCATTATGGGGGGAATTACGCCGCTGCAAGCAGCCTCATTCTTTACAGAACATAATATTGTTGATCCAACAAAATGACATTTATCGCTAGGAATGCTATTTGGATATTATGATGATAATATTAAAGGAACAAGTTTCCCTCGCTTACGAATTGCTGAGGATGAATTTGTTAGCATTTTTTAA
- a CDS encoding thioredoxin → MAVNEIKSIDEFEKTIGDEKLTCVDFYADWCGPCKMIAPIINELAKTRSDVNFIKVNVDVLQDLAQNYGILSIPTLITFQNGKELKRKTGFVTANEIEQDLLS, encoded by the coding sequence ATGGCTGTAAATGAAATAAAAAGTATTGATGAATTCGAAAAAACAATTGGTGATGAAAAATTAACTTGCGTTGATTTTTATGCTGATTGATGTGGACCATGTAAAATGATTGCTCCAATAATTAATGAATTAGCAAAAACGCGTAGTGATGTTAATTTTATTAAAGTTAATGTTGATGTTTTACAAGATCTTGCTCAAAATTATGGAATTTTATCAATTCCGACATTAATTACCTTTCAAAACGGAAAAGAATTAAAACGTAAAACAGGATTTGTAACTGCTAACGAAATTGAACAAGATTTATTAAGTTAA
- a CDS encoding HAD superfamily hydrolase, with protein MKKAVFSDLDGTLLNDNHRFSRLTKKTVNSIQKKGIPFVVTTGRLANDAIRQARKLKVHKYDGYVLANNGASAYSFKTNSFLWMMIFTTAEIKTIFEFTYRKYKVHFFSNNSTYVYEYGENSYYWSKIMRTKYKIITKVTDITEDITHASVIAHHSLDDKAANELMTKLRQLLPQLDITQYNNRVFEIACKGISKGSALQFLSHHIGIDISQTYSFGDSYNDLELIRQAGVGIAVGNAINELKTMANEVTLSNRENGPAKYLQQFFLKK; from the coding sequence ATGAAAAAAGCAGTTTTTTCTGATTTGGATGGAACTTTATTAAACGATAATCATCGGTTTAGTCGGTTAACAAAAAAAACAGTTAATTCAATTCAAAAAAAAGGAATCCCTTTTGTTGTTACAACAGGACGCCTAGCAAACGATGCAATTCGCCAAGCGCGAAAACTAAAAGTTCATAAATATGATGGTTATGTTTTGGCAAACAACGGGGCTAGTGCTTACTCTTTTAAAACTAATAGTTTTTTATGGATGATGATTTTTACAACAGCAGAAATTAAAACCATTTTTGAATTTACTTATCGAAAATATAAAGTTCATTTTTTTAGTAATAATAGTACTTATGTTTACGAATATGGTGAGAATTCTTATTATTGATCAAAAATAATGCGAACAAAATATAAAATTATTACCAAGGTGACTGATATTACAGAAGACATTACGCATGCTAGTGTTATTGCCCATCACTCCTTAGATGATAAAGCTGCTAATGAATTAATGACAAAGTTACGACAATTATTACCGCAATTAGATATTACCCAATATAATAATCGTGTTTTTGAGATTGCTTGTAAGGGGATTTCAAAAGGCAGTGCCTTGCAATTTTTATCACATCATATTGGAATTGATATTAGTCAAACTTATTCATTTGGTGATTCTTATAATGACCTTGAATTAATTCGCCAAGCTGGCGTTGGAATTGCGGTTGGCAATGCGATTAATGAGTTAAAAACAATGGCAAATGAAGTAACATTATCAAATCGTGAAAATGGACCAGCAAAATATTTGCAACAGTTTTTCTTAAAAAAATAG
- a CDS encoding nicotinamide mononucleotide transporter PnuC has product MKNEQQKWFIITKPINFLGIRTIGKDIKELPKTFKILLICIGIIVTFLSFFDFNHFIDSSHNPSFFSIVNILNTPKPYLGNIPKWIDATLYSLSGLVSFTSILNVVLISFGKMSNYFWGLISVTTFGLFSFGFGYTGYAQLNLFFYLPFQFIGWYIWQKTFIFEQNSSLNIRNSKWWIILPISLGICVVFAIAWYYEIPAFHYALVKTDYAYLNQPIAHIFDSTINSIAIIASILMFLRLKEQWILWLISNILQFAMFAGVNSIGANYPITININMLIQTSFFIANTIIGFLIWGDYLNKIKSG; this is encoded by the coding sequence ATGAAAAATGAACAGCAAAAATGATTTATTATTACAAAACCAATTAACTTCTTAGGAATCAGAACAATTGGTAAAGATATTAAAGAGTTACCAAAAACTTTTAAAATTCTTTTAATTTGCATTGGAATTATTGTTACTTTTTTATCTTTTTTTGATTTTAATCATTTTATTGATTCTAGCCATAATCCTTCTTTTTTTAGTATTGTTAATATTTTAAATACTCCCAAACCTTATTTAGGGAATATTCCTAAATGAATTGATGCCACACTTTATTCATTAAGCGGTTTAGTTAGTTTTACAAGTATTTTAAATGTTGTTTTAATTAGTTTTGGTAAAATGAGCAATTATTTTTGAGGTTTAATTAGTGTCACAACATTTGGTCTCTTTTCATTTGGTTTTGGTTATACTGGTTATGCTCAATTAAATTTATTTTTTTATTTACCATTTCAATTTATTGGTTGGTATATATGACAGAAAACTTTTATTTTTGAACAAAATTCCTCATTAAACATCCGAAACTCAAAATGATGAATAATTTTGCCAATCTCTTTAGGGATTTGTGTTGTTTTTGCAATTGCTTGATATTATGAAATTCCAGCTTTTCATTATGCATTAGTAAAAACTGATTATGCTTATTTAAACCAACCTATTGCTCATATTTTTGACAGTACAATTAATAGCATCGCAATTATTGCTTCAATTTTAATGTTTTTACGGCTAAAAGAACAATGAATTTTATGATTAATTTCAAATATTTTACAATTTGCAATGTTTGCGGGAGTTAATAGCATTGGAGCTAATTACCCGATAACAATTAATATTAACATGTTAATTCAAACAAGTTTTTTTATTGCAAATACTATCATTGGTTTTTTAATTTGAGGTGATTATTTAAACAAAATAAAATCAGGATAA
- a CDS encoding putative endoribonuclease L-PSP, translating to MSKKIISTHLAPKAIGPYSQAVKIGNFLYVSGQLPLDPTTMMIEGTTITEQAKCALENLKAIVQSAGYSLTDVIKVNIFLKDINDFPAMNEVYQKYFTENFPARSAVAVANLPKNALVEIEAIGCLREEN from the coding sequence ATGAGTAAAAAAATTATTTCAACACATTTAGCACCAAAAGCAATTGGGCCATATTCACAAGCGGTTAAAATAGGAAACTTTCTATATGTTTCAGGTCAATTACCATTAGATCCAACAACAATGATGATTGAAGGAACAACAATTACAGAACAAGCAAAATGTGCCTTAGAAAATTTAAAAGCAATTGTACAATCAGCAGGTTATAGTTTAACAGATGTAATTAAAGTTAATATTTTCTTAAAAGATATTAATGATTTTCCGGCAATGAATGAAGTTTATCAAAAATATTTTACAGAAAATTTTCCAGCCCGTTCTGCTGTTGCTGTTGCAAATTTGCCTAAAAATGCTTTAGTTGAAATTGAAGCAATCGGATGTTTAAGAGAGGAAAACTAA
- a CDS encoding aminotransferase, classes I and II, putative — protein MKYNFDIIIDRTKNSERKWDQTYIADNYHLTGDNIINSSIADLDFLTPQPITNAILNRAEKGVYSYTYISNEFYEAVSTWYYYQHQLTVPKDKIKLVHGTVNALHQLIQCLTDINDYVLIQTPVYGPFGRAILNNQRQLLANQLRWEDNRYQIDFVNFTNIIKKYRPKIFILCNPHNPGGRVWTRTELQKIIEICQQYRVLIISDEVHGDLALPNVKFHSLLSFSIPNNEVIVCNSPNKAFNLGGLKSSYLITFNDKLRKKIDDQYESASITSPNVFTIPAYLAAYTNPEILIWKTTMLKYIVKNYIFVKTTLEQIPGLKIMQLEASYLVWINYEETKMSPQEVNKLLLKYKLIVSKNDDFVEAPITCFRINIGTSFAMVTNIINILTMIFTKSERND, from the coding sequence ATGAAATATAATTTTGACATTATCATTGATCGAACCAAAAATTCAGAACGAAAATGAGACCAAACATATATTGCAGATAATTATCATTTAACGGGTGATAATATCATTAATTCATCGATTGCTGATTTAGATTTTCTTACACCACAGCCAATTACAAATGCTATTTTAAATCGTGCAGAAAAAGGAGTATACAGTTATACTTATATTAGTAATGAGTTTTATGAGGCGGTAAGTACTTGGTATTATTATCAGCATCAACTTACAGTTCCAAAAGATAAAATCAAACTTGTACATGGAACAGTCAATGCTCTTCATCAGTTAATTCAATGTTTAACTGATATTAATGATTATGTTTTGATTCAAACGCCAGTTTATGGCCCCTTTGGCCGAGCAATTTTAAATAATCAACGCCAATTATTAGCAAATCAATTAAGATGAGAGGACAATCGTTATCAAATAGATTTTGTTAATTTTACAAACATAATAAAAAAATATCGACCAAAAATATTTATTTTATGTAATCCGCATAATCCTGGTGGTCGTGTTTGAACAAGAACAGAATTACAAAAAATAATTGAGATTTGTCAACAATATCGTGTTTTAATAATATCAGATGAAGTACACGGTGATTTAGCATTACCAAATGTTAAATTTCATTCGTTACTATCATTTTCAATTCCAAATAATGAGGTAATTGTTTGCAATTCTCCAAACAAGGCTTTTAATCTTGGCGGATTAAAATCATCATATTTAATTACATTTAATGACAAATTACGAAAGAAAATTGATGACCAATATGAATCTGCTTCGATTACATCACCAAATGTTTTTACAATTCCAGCTTATTTAGCGGCATATACTAATCCAGAAATATTAATTTGAAAAACAACTATGTTAAAATATATTGTTAAAAATTATATTTTTGTAAAAACAACCTTAGAACAAATTCCGGGATTAAAAATAATGCAGTTAGAAGCCTCATATTTGGTTTGGATTAATTATGAAGAAACTAAAATGTCACCGCAGGAAGTTAACAAATTATTATTAAAATATAAATTAATCGTTAGTAAAAATGATGATTTTGTTGAGGCACCAATAACTTGTTTTCGAATTAATATTGGTACTTCATTTGCGATGGTAACAAATATCATCAATATTTTAACAATGATTTTTACAAAATCAGAAAGGAATGATTAG
- a CDS encoding PTS 2-O-a-mannosyl-D-glycerate specific transporter subunit IIABC: MSIKNKNNLFSLEQIILNSSAKNQDEAFHELATVAYQAGCIDNSKKLVKALWAREYETSTGLEDGFAIPHARIKDIKKPAVIFVRYQTGLEWSTFDNTKVQVAIALIIPTNKKNDIHLEVLSNVAKKLLNSNLRQILKTSTNKTEILELLSAVDNETEVNNESYQGYVLGITACPAGVAHTYMAAKKIEDEAKKLGYAVKVEKQGANGYEDKLTLEDISNANVLIIAADVAIGEQERFVDIPILKVAVSEPLHDVEGVFQKATQIMRPLSNQQIPTKEFKKEKKEKGWFKLHFKAGAVSLKNAVLTGISYAVPVIVAGTAIQALITIIAQIAGVDYIKEHANWLNTLSDVAGKSLSILLAPVLAAYIAYAMADKPGLTPGFLGGLACVYVTKTANDGTVIIDGLGFLGGLIIGIVVGYMMKGFKKYLVSKKMQGVLTWFVYPVLGSLISICLILFVIGQPIALLINVIFSGLTTLQTSNLAAILGIIIGMMCVFDLGGPFNKVAWAFSFASFSQAFTSGQLTNPSLLVPYACFWAAGIGTGWTTTLVTWIGRRFSNQYEKEAGKMSWILSSLGITEGAIPFALSDPFRVIPSFMIGGAVSGGLCAAFNLGSTITGGGFITMAGIQSTTGAVSIGVAILLWLIFAIIGCAISTTLLLGLKYIKTKPILEQKVHTWTINVLSLGIVPTIKKQQLKKFNKLSSSEQEKYLNQKQKKTKIRVER, translated from the coding sequence ATGAGTATTAAAAATAAAAATAATCTTTTTTCATTAGAACAAATTATTTTAAATTCATCCGCAAAGAATCAAGATGAAGCATTTCATGAATTAGCAACAGTAGCGTATCAAGCAGGGTGCATTGATAATTCCAAAAAATTAGTAAAAGCATTATGAGCTCGTGAATATGAAACATCAACTGGTTTAGAAGATGGTTTTGCAATTCCACATGCTCGAATTAAAGATATTAAAAAACCAGCCGTTATTTTTGTTCGCTATCAAACTGGATTAGAATGGTCAACTTTTGATAATACAAAGGTTCAAGTTGCCATTGCACTAATTATTCCGACTAATAAAAAAAATGACATTCACTTAGAAGTTTTAAGTAATGTTGCTAAAAAATTATTAAATTCAAATCTGCGTCAAATTTTAAAAACATCGACTAATAAAACCGAGATTTTGGAATTATTATCGGCAGTTGATAATGAGACGGAAGTTAACAATGAGAGTTATCAAGGTTATGTTTTAGGAATCACAGCTTGTCCAGCTGGAGTAGCACACACTTATATGGCTGCAAAAAAAATTGAAGATGAAGCGAAAAAATTAGGGTATGCAGTAAAAGTTGAAAAACAAGGTGCTAATGGATATGAAGATAAATTAACACTAGAAGATATTTCAAATGCTAATGTTTTAATTATTGCTGCTGATGTTGCCATTGGTGAACAAGAACGATTTGTTGATATTCCTATTTTAAAAGTAGCAGTTAGTGAACCATTGCATGATGTTGAAGGGGTTTTTCAAAAAGCTACGCAAATTATGCGACCATTATCTAATCAACAAATTCCAACTAAGGAATTTAAAAAAGAGAAAAAAGAAAAAGGATGATTCAAATTACATTTTAAAGCTGGTGCTGTTAGTTTAAAAAATGCTGTTTTAACTGGAATTTCCTATGCAGTGCCAGTAATTGTTGCCGGAACAGCAATTCAAGCTTTAATTACAATTATTGCTCAAATTGCGGGTGTTGATTATATTAAGGAACATGCTAATTGATTAAATACTTTAAGTGATGTTGCTGGTAAAAGTTTAAGTATTTTATTAGCTCCGGTGTTAGCGGCCTATATTGCATATGCAATGGCAGATAAACCAGGTTTAACCCCAGGTTTTTTAGGTGGATTAGCTTGTGTTTATGTAACAAAGACTGCAAATGATGGCACTGTAATCATTGATGGATTAGGTTTTTTAGGTGGTTTAATTATTGGAATTGTTGTTGGTTATATGATGAAAGGATTTAAAAAATATCTTGTGAGTAAAAAAATGCAAGGTGTCTTGACTTGATTTGTTTATCCTGTTTTAGGATCATTAATCAGTATTTGTTTAATTCTCTTTGTTATTGGTCAACCAATTGCCCTATTAATTAATGTTATTTTTAGTGGGTTGACAACTTTACAAACCTCAAATTTAGCAGCAATATTAGGAATTATTATTGGAATGATGTGTGTTTTTGATTTAGGTGGTCCTTTTAATAAAGTGGCATGAGCTTTCTCATTTGCATCATTCTCACAAGCTTTTACAAGCGGGCAATTAACTAATCCAAGTTTGTTGGTTCCATATGCATGCTTTTGAGCTGCTGGAATTGGAACTGGGTGAACGACTACTTTAGTAACTTGAATTGGTCGTCGGTTTTCAAATCAATATGAAAAAGAAGCTGGCAAAATGTCATGAATCTTATCTTCATTAGGGATTACCGAAGGAGCGATTCCATTTGCCTTATCTGATCCATTCCGTGTTATTCCTTCTTTTATGATAGGAGGTGCTGTTTCTGGTGGTTTATGCGCAGCTTTTAATTTAGGTTCAACCATTACGGGAGGTGGTTTTATTACAATGGCAGGAATCCAATCAACAACAGGTGCTGTTTCAATTGGTGTTGCCATTCTACTATGATTAATTTTTGCAATTATTGGTTGTGCAATTTCAACAACATTATTATTAGGATTAAAATATATTAAAACAAAACCAATTTTAGAACAAAAAGTTCATACTTGAACAATTAATGTTCTATCGTTGGGAATTGTTCCAACCATTAAAAAACAGCAATTAAAAAAATTTAATAAATTATCATCAAGTGAACAAGAAAAATATTTGAATCAAAAGCAGAAAAAAACAAAGATTAGAGTAGAAAGATAA
- a CDS encoding putative transcriptional regulator, RpiR family translates to MDTYLLKQLQALAVDEKNLTNQTIARYILANITTISKLTTSELANHCFTSTAGIIRFCQKLGLEGINELKFKLKYLTENVTLSSQQFSVNKQLVQNETSFFDEYLKIKIESAQDLHANFFKSDLSVLIEKIITAKTVFIFAFNLAYNISRNFVQRLRWINKNVIHQNDLNSIESYLPMINENDMVLYITLSGQSNFIATIAKQVKSIVYSFGIIGKKNELITNLTDYFVINSRENDIWDVFSIRSQTVMQFLDYLYAKIIRKTI, encoded by the coding sequence ATGGATACATATTTATTAAAACAATTGCAGGCTTTAGCAGTAGATGAAAAGAATTTAACAAATCAAACAATTGCTCGCTATATTTTAGCTAATATTACAACAATTAGCAAATTAACTACGAGTGAATTAGCTAATCATTGTTTTACTTCAACAGCGGGCATTATTCGGTTTTGTCAAAAATTGGGATTAGAAGGAATTAATGAATTAAAATTTAAGTTAAAATACTTAACAGAAAATGTTACATTAAGTTCACAACAATTTAGTGTAAATAAGCAGTTAGTACAAAATGAAACATCTTTTTTTGATGAATATTTGAAAATTAAGATTGAATCTGCCCAAGATTTACATGCTAATTTTTTTAAAAGTGATTTGTCAGTTTTAATTGAAAAAATTATTACTGCAAAAACAGTTTTCATTTTTGCTTTTAATTTAGCATATAATATTTCACGTAATTTTGTTCAGAGACTACGGTGAATTAATAAAAATGTTATTCATCAAAACGATTTAAATTCAATTGAATCATATTTGCCAATGATTAATGAAAATGATATGGTTCTTTATATAACATTAAGTGGACAATCAAATTTTATTGCAACAATTGCTAAACAAGTTAAATCAATTGTGTATTCATTTGGTATTATTGGGAAAAAAAATGAATTAATTACTAATTTAACTGATTATTTTGTTATTAATTCTCGGGAAAATGATATTTGAGATGTTTTTTCAATTCGTTCACAAACTGTTATGCAGTTTTTAGATTATTTATATGCAAAAATTATCCGGAAAACAATTTAA